AATAATCTTTTAGAACAATGCAATTTGACTTTCCTGCTCCACCTCCACATTAACCTGTGCCATTAGCTCATACAAAGGGATCTCACCATTCAGCACCTCAAAACTTACGACAAAAGCATAAGGCACTTCCTCTTCAAAATCTTTTTCCCATCCTTTATGCCCAACAATGGCAAAAGAAAGTTCCTCAGGTAGATTGTATGATTTCACCGTTGCCCAATCTTTCTGATTAGCATTTGCTTGCCGTTTAATCCCCTTCACAATACCCCAATTAGGGTTTTCATCTATAGCCCAAGAAATCCGAGTAGGTTGATCAAACGGACCACCATCTTCTATCGTACCACCTGCTTCCAAGTTCTTTAATACTTCCTGTTTAAATGCTTCAAAGGGTTGCCCCATTGGAGCAGACTGCCAAGATAGCCACGAGGAGAGATAAGAATTAATCCGACGACGGGTACGTCTAATTTTAGCGGTATAACACAGCGATACCTCGATTAAAATATCATAATCTTCACCTTGTCGTCGAAGCGCCTCAGGTATCTGTATGGAATACAGATTGGCTTGTCCCGGCGAAATAGCCCCTGATGTTGTGAATGTAATCCGTCTTGCGGAGTTTTCCACCGCACGTTCGGCATTGGGTATACCATAGCCATAGTGTCTAATATCTTCGATTGATGGCCTATTGCGAACATGCTCGGGCAACCGTGCAGATTGGATAAGCAAAGCTTTATGAAATAACGTTTCTTTCCCTGGAAATTGTAAGACCAATCTTGCGAGGATATGGGACACTTTCGGCGCAGCAAAGGATGTACCGATGGAATCACGTGATACCCCCAGACCTTTGGATACAATTAATTCTGGACAAGTCTGATCTTTAACCACCATGTTGTCCCCACGCTTCTCCGTCACCCAGTCACCACCATATTCGACCAGTTCGGGCTTGATCGAGTTCCACATCCCCAACCCGCATCTGGAAAAAGAAGACACATGGTCTCTATCACCAAAAGACTTGTGATCATCATCTTCGTAAGTATCCAAACAAACTGATCCTACCGTGATGGAAAACAAACTTTGAGCAGGATCGGCAATGCGTGATGCATTCTCTAATAAATATGCTGGATAATCTCTGCCGGATAATCGGTGATTCTTTATACCTGGGTTATTTGGGTGAAAGCTTTCATCTTTGATATTTCCCGCCGAGACTACAAATATATGTCCATCTTCGTGTGTTAGTCTATCCAATGAGGCGGCCCATTGGGACATGTGTGTCGTGCGGCAAGCGACTCGATTGTTTATCGAGACATTAAAGACATGTGCATCTCCGAATGTGTCACATACATCTTCCATCAGTTGTGGCGGAAAAATGCGAGAAGAGAGCTGATTATCTCTGTTTAGCACCCTTGCATTATACAAATAACATGGGGGCTGATACATTCCTTTTGGTATTGTATTTCCATACAGCAGAGCACCGGCAACACGAGTGCCATGGCCACCGTTAACGACTTCATCGGCGACAGTATCGGGTATATCAGGAACGAAATTTCTAGATCTTTCTGTAAGCACTGCAGGTGCTAATAATCGATGTCCTTCCATAATACCACTGTCTACAACACATACCTTTGGCGCGTCTTCCAGCGGTGGAAAAACATCTATAGCCCACTCCTCTCCTTCTCCTTCTAATGCCACGGGGGAGTCTATCTCCGTCTTTTCAATCACCTCAAATACATACGGATAGTTAAGCACAAAATCTTTTAATACTGTTCCAGCTAGACGTACGCTAAAGCCAAAACTGTCTACCTCGGAAACGAAACCGCTGATGATCTCCGCATCATAGACTTCAAGAAAACGTTGTACATCTTCGTGCCTACTGAATTCAAAATCGTCTTTTTCTATCTCATATTGTTGATATCGATCTCTCCATCTTTCAATTCGCTGTTCATATCTTTCATCTGAATCTTCCCTATCTCTTGCAGGATACTCCGGCGCTTTCAAATAACAAGCGATCGACACATCTACGGTCAATATATCTTCGTCGCCTATCTGATCCCACCTTTTTTGCAACTCTTCAGAAAGAATCTGCTCGACACGCCAGTTCTGCCCCAGTACTATATCCCAAAGTTGAGCTGTATTAACTGCTTTGCCCTCTTCGACAAACTGCTTAATTTTCTTTTCAAGAGACTTAAATCCGTCTACACTCGCACCAATAATAAATCCTTCGTCCTCTTCGGCGATAATCTCTATACCGAACCCTTTCAATGCTTCAACATCAAATCCGTCAGGGTCGACTTGCAAGAATACTGGGATGATGTTTTCATCTAGATGAGGTAATCCTTTTTGCGCTCTTCCAACAAGTTCGTTTTGATACCGTTCCTTTACAGAGTTAGCATTGCCTCCTATAAACGCACCATGGTTTCTGTTATTGTTACGATTTTCTGCTGTTCTCGGATGCGGAGGTCGAGGAGTTTGTGGAAATTTAAAATCACCTTTAAAAGAATCTTTCAAGGGAAGATGTGGAAATTTGGGCATAAGTTAGTTGGTTAATTTAGGCTTACACGATATCCTTTACATATTACGTTTTATAGTTTTTATTTTCTTGCATGGATTGAAGGAAATGCGTCATATCTACTTCCTGTTTCCCACTAAGCACAGCGATTTTGGCAGCGTCGAAAGCTATTTTTACAATAAGCGCAGCGGAATAGTTCAATAAATCTTTGGAGAGCTCATTCCATTTCACTTCTTTGGCAACTTTGATAGCTCCTAACGTATTTTTAAGTATACGAGTTATTTCTTCATTGCCTGGCTTTGGCAATTCTATGATGTCATCGAATCGTCGGAATAACGCGGGATCTATCGTTCCTTGTAGATTGGTCGTTGCGATAACAATGCCGGGACCATCGAAATCTTCGAGAACGTTTAGTAAGATATTGACGACACGGTGCATCTCTCCTACGTCCTGTTTATCCCCGCGAGCTTTAGCGATAAAATCAAATTCGTCCAGTAGTAAGACACAAGGATAGGAAGCTATCGCTTCAAATATTTTTTTTAGATTACTAGCGGACTCACCAAGATAAGAAGATATCATCGCTTCAAAACGTACTTTCAAAAACG
The DNA window shown above is from Sphingobacterium thalpophilum and carries:
- a CDS encoding S8 family peptidase, whose translation is MPKFPHLPLKDSFKGDFKFPQTPRPPHPRTAENRNNNRNHGAFIGGNANSVKERYQNELVGRAQKGLPHLDENIIPVFLQVDPDGFDVEALKGFGIEIIAEEDEGFIIGASVDGFKSLEKKIKQFVEEGKAVNTAQLWDIVLGQNWRVEQILSEELQKRWDQIGDEDILTVDVSIACYLKAPEYPARDREDSDERYEQRIERWRDRYQQYEIEKDDFEFSRHEDVQRFLEVYDAEIISGFVSEVDSFGFSVRLAGTVLKDFVLNYPYVFEVIEKTEIDSPVALEGEGEEWAIDVFPPLEDAPKVCVVDSGIMEGHRLLAPAVLTERSRNFVPDIPDTVADEVVNGGHGTRVAGALLYGNTIPKGMYQPPCYLYNARVLNRDNQLSSRIFPPQLMEDVCDTFGDAHVFNVSINNRVACRTTHMSQWAASLDRLTHEDGHIFVVSAGNIKDESFHPNNPGIKNHRLSGRDYPAYLLENASRIADPAQSLFSITVGSVCLDTYEDDDHKSFGDRDHVSSFSRCGLGMWNSIKPELVEYGGDWVTEKRGDNMVVKDQTCPELIVSKGLGVSRDSIGTSFAAPKVSHILARLVLQFPGKETLFHKALLIQSARLPEHVRNRPSIEDIRHYGYGIPNAERAVENSARRITFTTSGAISPGQANLYSIQIPEALRRQGEDYDILIEVSLCYTAKIRRTRRRINSYLSSWLSWQSAPMGQPFEAFKQEVLKNLEAGGTIEDGGPFDQPTRISWAIDENPNWGIVKGIKRQANANQKDWATVKSYNLPEELSFAIVGHKGWEKDFEEEVPYAFVVSFEVLNGEIPLYELMAQVNVEVEQESQIALF
- a CDS encoding AAA family ATPase, with translation MNQDLMFRLFRSIEGEPNDDIVKVADAIIDAERKKGHSKLAERLTGILKRNVQSTQSLKGELKNIFGSTIAIPTDNRKNIPLAVEIPRETLRHEMVLPGDIEGKIQRIEKEYVARERLAAFGLKPKRRILLHGAPGCGKSMSAERIAWNTGLPFLKVRFEAMISSYLGESASNLKKIFEAIASYPCVLLLDEFDFIAKARGDKQDVGEMHRVVNILLNVLEDFDGPGIVIATTNLQGTIDPALFRRFDDIIELPKPGNEEITRILKNTLGAIKVAKEVKWNELSKDLLNYSAALIVKIAFDAAKIAVLSGKQEVDMTHFLQSMQENKNYKT